The Frondihabitans australicus genome includes a region encoding these proteins:
- a CDS encoding GNAT family N-acetyltransferase, giving the protein MSVSRAEEAFSAEGASATGGSAAAPAPESVWTTADSPLARPLIDDLARDYDARYEPNDGIPSSAELSRYPAELFDEAHGGAFLILRQGGEAVAGGAFMRESPDDGEIAEMKRVWTHPDHRRRGLARRVMAEIEDEARRRGYTTAHLTTGARQPEALGLYLALGYEPLFDVDGDLEAISYLRFTKPL; this is encoded by the coding sequence GTGAGCGTCTCGCGGGCCGAGGAGGCTTTCAGCGCCGAGGGGGCATCGGCCACGGGCGGGTCTGCGGCTGCTCCTGCGCCCGAATCGGTCTGGACGACGGCCGACAGCCCCCTCGCACGGCCCCTGATCGACGACCTCGCCCGCGACTACGACGCCCGGTACGAGCCGAACGACGGCATCCCCTCGTCGGCCGAGCTCTCGCGCTACCCCGCGGAGCTGTTCGACGAGGCGCACGGCGGGGCGTTCCTGATTCTCCGGCAGGGCGGGGAGGCCGTCGCCGGCGGCGCGTTCATGCGCGAGTCGCCCGACGACGGCGAGATCGCCGAGATGAAGCGCGTGTGGACCCACCCCGACCACCGTCGGCGCGGACTGGCGCGAAGGGTCATGGCCGAGATCGAAGACGAGGCGCGGCGCCGCGGGTACACCACGGCGCACCTCACCACGGGCGCCCGGCAGCCCGAGGCCCTCGGGCTCTACCTCGCGCTCGGGTACGAGCCGCTTTTCGACGTCGACGGCGACCTCGAGGCGATCAGCTACCTCCGCTTCACGAAGCCGCTGTAG
- a CDS encoding FAD-binding protein, producing the protein MTFTAEHELNWAGTYAYGATRILNPTSIPELQDLVAHQPKIRSLGTRHSFNPVADGPGVLVTTLGLPGEVVIADDRRSAVVSSGLRYADVATELEAAGLALHNMGSLPHISVGGATATGTHGSGVGNGSLSTAVRGIEFVGADGELRWVRRGDPEFDGSVIHLGVLGPATRLELDVQPSYRVRQDVYLGVPWEAVDGPKLREVMGLGYSVSLFMNWGDDITQMWVKSRIPDNEADIEVPDEYFGAPHHSERASFIGKEDNTTPMDGSVGPWSTRLPHFKIESTPSNGDEIQAEFFVPLDRGSEALAAVRTLSARIRPLLLVTELRAIAADDYWLSETQGQDSLAIHFTFGKHPDEVEALLPQIEGVLEPFTSRPHWGKVSSLTPEQYRARYSRMPEFRALAEKHDPAAKFGGGFVDAILER; encoded by the coding sequence ATGACGTTCACCGCCGAACACGAGTTGAACTGGGCCGGTACCTACGCGTACGGCGCGACTCGCATCCTGAACCCGACCAGCATCCCCGAGCTTCAAGATCTGGTGGCCCACCAGCCCAAGATTCGCTCGCTCGGCACCCGCCACTCGTTCAACCCCGTGGCCGACGGGCCCGGAGTGCTCGTCACCACGCTCGGCCTGCCCGGCGAGGTCGTCATCGCCGACGACCGCCGCTCCGCCGTCGTGTCGTCGGGCCTCCGCTACGCCGACGTGGCGACGGAGCTCGAGGCGGCCGGCCTGGCCCTCCACAATATGGGGTCGCTGCCGCATATCTCGGTCGGCGGTGCCACCGCCACGGGGACGCACGGATCCGGCGTCGGCAACGGCTCGCTCAGCACCGCCGTGCGGGGGATCGAGTTCGTGGGCGCCGACGGGGAGCTCCGGTGGGTGCGGCGTGGGGATCCTGAGTTCGACGGAAGCGTGATCCACCTCGGCGTTCTCGGGCCGGCGACGCGCCTCGAGCTCGACGTGCAGCCCAGCTACCGCGTGCGACAGGACGTCTACCTCGGCGTGCCGTGGGAAGCCGTCGACGGCCCGAAGCTGCGCGAGGTCATGGGGCTCGGCTACAGCGTCAGCCTCTTCATGAACTGGGGCGACGACATCACGCAGATGTGGGTGAAGTCGCGGATCCCCGACAACGAGGCCGACATCGAGGTGCCCGACGAGTACTTCGGCGCGCCGCACCACTCCGAGCGCGCGTCGTTCATCGGCAAGGAGGACAACACCACGCCCATGGATGGCTCCGTCGGCCCGTGGTCGACGCGCCTGCCGCACTTCAAGATCGAGTCGACGCCCTCGAACGGCGACGAGATCCAGGCCGAGTTCTTCGTGCCGCTCGACCGCGGGTCGGAGGCGCTCGCCGCCGTGCGCACGCTGTCCGCCCGGATCCGGCCGCTGCTGCTCGTGACCGAGCTGCGGGCGATCGCCGCCGACGACTACTGGCTGAGCGAGACGCAGGGTCAGGACTCCCTCGCGATCCACTTCACCTTCGGCAAGCACCCCGACGAGGTCGAGGCGCTTCTGCCGCAGATCGAGGGCGTGCTCGAGCCCTTCACGTCGCGCCCGCACTGGGGCAAGGTGTCGTCGCTCACCCCCGAGCAGTACCGCGCGCGCTACTCGCGGATGCCCGAGTTCCGCGCGCTGGCCGAGAAGCACGACCCGGCCGCGAAGTTCGGCGGCGGCTTCGTCGACGCGATCCTCGAGCGCTAG